A stretch of DNA from Paramisgurnus dabryanus chromosome 19, PD_genome_1.1, whole genome shotgun sequence:
aaaataatgcacacccaaggtgcaatcgTTACAcagcgggtgtgcattattttcaaataattcaaaggaccggagtcaattattcctcttataccacggttaccacaaatattgctctggtgcctatttttaagacatttgacaagttaggtgtgcagttatcagaaattaatgcatacccacggaacatttctcagccgatcagaatacagcattcaacagacccgtggtataaatatatttaacattgtacattgtaaaaaaaacttttctgcattcattttttgttaaataaacgTATATTTACAGTTAATTTCAACTTACTTATATTTATCTTGataagagatgagttgctacaacttaatTACTTTTTTCGACTATATTTTATGTGAAtgtcccggacagggcttacaCTAGTCGCAGACTAATAACGCTTTTCCATCGCATagtagtaccccacggtttggtttggaccAGGTCAGGTTagctcactttggcttggttagcttttccatcgagttttgtaacacttcagagtgggagggattataggcattTTGTTaaatttgcgctgcctactgctgtgacatcatacaagtgagagcgtcgttgtacattcccataaattcatttatttctcaggccaccacaaaatttaaattgaccaccacaaatagatgtttgcacatcgcatTTATCACTCCCTCTGTCTCATATTCTGTACAAAGACCCATGGCGTCAGTCGATGCGCTCACCTGAGCcacatttaagttgcatttaagcatatatgtgaACGTGTGCGtggcgaatgtgccgccacaaactgcaagtctggaaaaaaattggtatggtATTCCTGATTTttaacctgtggatgtttttcatcgctaaaacggagtttggaaacttatagcagagcacagatgacaacatgtttgctcgagacagcgcagaCTAGCAccaaaggtaaagctaatcttttacattatagcgatggcgctggtagtgacgattctctctgaccaatcagtgatctacggtgttttcgcatcacgttttggtatcagctcgggtcgcttggaaccatGACTGAGGtggttctaaaaaaaatatagagtactacgtactgcacccagtggaaaagatCGCAAAAGTAAGCTGAACCGAACCAAACTGTGGGCtactatgcaatgaaaaagcgccataaaaagaaaatttgatttgccttaatttaaagagcacctattgtccgattcatgtTTTTAAGTTTCATTTGGTGTGTAAgggtgtattagtacatgttaacaataaagtaaatgatgacgcgagttatcgtctccaacgtaaatctcttttcttggactacaacaaacacacggattgtaggcaacagtttacttcctgggattggggATGTAGTAAaggccgacattatcataattcatccTGCATCtaggcggtggagggtagagcacacagccccgcctctccccctgcctgcagaagagtgtctgataccagcactgttgcgcttttcaaccacatgggggagctgtaagtcatttttacatggaaactacatagtgttgctttaaatgcgTGTGTtttaggaagagagtgaaatccggagctacaaaaatgtacagtatgtggaaaataatgtgttttttcaaccataaaccacgcaaacacattgtattataccaaatacacaaaataacattgttttttagcaatgaggtgctctttaaaaacatcttgacATATCTTGAAATATataagtgtcattgttttgtctcaagatgcacaccagcatcgtttttgtaaggtttgtttgaaaaaactacttaaatgacctaatatatctaaggcctaatcctggattaatctaaacactgtctgggaaactgcacctttaaagtcatctgtagttataacaactaatctctagtcaagataaataatagtacgttgaaatgacttgtaaatctgagttgattcaacaacaatttttttttacagtgtagtatttttgttaatttttttcagtaaaaaatatgtaaCAATTCTTTACTCTGACTTGATTTAGTGTGGTTTATGCTTGCAACAATAAAAACCCATTACACCCCAAATGGTTATGAACAACAAACTTAATTAAAAGGAGAAAAGGATATTACCCCATATATATAActtgaaaaataattaaattataagaAGCTTTTTGCTGTAAACCATCATTGTAACAAAGCCACTCATTATTCATTTCTATATAAAATGGAAGTAAATCTGAATACTCCCTGTCCTTCACTCTGATGAGACAAAACATATCGTGtcataacataataataaatccTTAAAAAAGAACAGATGAGAGACTAAATTTGTAACTTGGACAGAAACAAACATCGATTTTATAGGACATTGAACTTGTTAAGACTTTGATACAGACAGTAATTGCAAAATAGAGGGAAATATTTCATTTCTTAAGAAGAGAAGGATAATCCAGCAGACTTGACCTCCATTAGACCTTAACAGCTTCAATGAAATCCCTGTGACTCAGTTTCATCATGTGAATTGCAATcgatgaaataaataaaaaataaataattctgTCAGAGTCTCTTATAGTAAATCAATAGCGCTCTATCAAATGAAGTTTTGACTTGTGCCTGCTTGTTAAATCAATACGAAGACCAATACAATCAGTAAGTGGTAGCACATACATTAAGGCTTGTTGTAATGGTTAAAATAACACTCCTAACCAGGAGGAAATGCGACAAGTTTCAACCGAtaaacaattgtaaaaaaaatttaagtttaatcaacttgactttgcaatttattttaaGTTTCTTGGCTATTGAGGAGttactataaattataaaaataaagtttaaataataaataaattcataACAACTCTTCagtagtcaagaaagttgattAATTGTTAAGTCAAGTTAATTAAACTtcaaaatgtaagtgcaacgaGGAATTTTATTACAGTGCATAGCAACACAGCCAGCTAGATATTTGATGTTAAATGCAGAATTTGGATCCATAAAGTTCCTTTTGCTTTATGTGATAAGGACAAGTTACTTTAAACCATTTTTAACAATGTAATTATATTCTTGTTTCTTATTTTCTGTGCAGGTCTACAAAGACACCCTGCAGACGCAGGTGCTGGAAGCGATGGGAAACAAAAAGTTGACGTTCGGGCTGGATTTATCAAAAGAGAAACTCCAAGACTTTCAGGACGAGCAGATCGGGCAGCTTTACGAGCTTATGCTTGAGTCTAAAAAACCAAACCGGCAATTTGACATTCAAGAGGAAGATACACCAAAGTAACACAGTGCCCGCAAAGAGATGCTCTTCATCAGATATTTGGACAAGAAAGCACTGTTGTTTATAACCAAGACTTTATAATAAAATGCTCTGTGAATCCAAGAGTATTTGTGGTTGATTCAAGGGGAACCTTATAAATGTTTAACAGGTATAATGGTTCCCATGGTCCTGGTGAAGGTACTTGATCAGTTTCCTCAAGCGACCTaatggtcaaaatatcattACACAGCCTAAAAATCATTGTCACTTAAGAAAAAATGGTTCAACCATTCTGCATATATTGCAAAAAATTACAAATGTTCTTAGATCTATAATACAACTCCATGCCATTTTGAGCATTAGCATTTCTTTTCTAAAAGTTTAACCCATTCGATCTCAAACAGAGCTTCATAAATGCTAGCAACTAGGATTTAGATTTTCAACATTAAAAATGCTAGCAAAGACACTTAAACAGGAATCAAAGCGGTTTTGGCAACGCTTCGGTGTATTGACATCAAACTGGATAATCGTGCCTTAGAGATACAATAAGTGCCTCCGGGAAAAGTGTGCCTACAAAGAAAAACTTTCCACCGTTCTCCCGAGACTCCTTGCAGATCAAATCAATAATGCTTCCTTTGCTCTTTGAATTATTAGATTGTCTGAAAAATAATACCTCATTAGCCTGAGAGACTTCTGTATCTGCTTATATACACTACTTCCATTACAAACTATCAGCACTGTCAGCTGCAATCATCTGATTGGTGGAAACAGATTTTCCCCATGTTAAACCTTAACTAATCCTGCGCTGGATGATATGCGTCTTTAGTCAAGTAAGAAAACCAATTTGCACAGCATTGAACGCTAAAATCAATGGTTCGAAAAGAAATCTGTATTCACTTGAGAGCATGCAGTCTTAACTCGTATAATGCCAAGAAATACTCTCAAGTGTTTTGAATAGAGGCGTTTAAGCGGAGGTGGTTTGTTTTGTTGCCGGCACTTGAACGTGGCTCTCTCATTGtgcaaattaataatttttgaaTGCCCCTTCACTCATGAAAGAAGCCATAACTAAACAATGCAGCTCCTGTGAAAGTCTACAGTAGGCTATGTGAGCCAAAATCAATCTTTCCAAATAAAACGCATGCGATTACATTCCCTCAATCTGTCATATTTATTAAACTGATAAGATTTGAACATGATTTTGTTTTCATGATAGTGAGGCCTTCATTCATTGTCAAATATTTGAagaaatgactttcttacttggtATTTTTATCTTATTTTCAATACAGATAAACATTCTTATGTTAAAGATgaattttcttaatgagcaatttaagtgtagtttttagacaaaaatcttaaaataaaacaagcaaaaaaaaaataataatctgccaatagggtaagaaaaataaatatttttcttaaacaattaattcaagaaaaatgcaaaaagaaatgtcttaccctattggcatcttttttttttttttttgcttatttaaagcacaaattcacttaaattgaatattatttttgtctaaaaactataatttttttaaggtcattttgctcatcaggacaatacatcttaatttaagaacaaGACAAAAtcctaagtaagaaagtcattttttgcagtgcacctccatcaaaaatcaGATGATGATTTTAATCGAATTGTTTCGGCATGTATTCTtcaatactttcacttcaaatctgcttaatcctggcctcaggCCAATCAGAAATGCCATTTTTTGGCAAAATCCGTTAAATGACATGATGATTTTTCAGCAAAATCCTCTAAGTGCACCGAAGAGGAATTGCATTTCATAGTGCAATAGTTTGTTACCTGATTAAAGAAGGTTTACtgaatatattaggatattgatCGAATTCTTGAGCCTTTTACCTGTATTCTGAAAGAACAGTGCAGAGTAACTGGAGATATTTTTTTAGAAGTAAAGGGGTTTTGTagcgaaagacagtcaaatttattaaataccaatgaaatgacaaaagtgacattttttgaaaagagGCATTACAAGATtttttgcatgcacttagagggttttgtaGAGAAAGCCAGTCAAATGTATTAAATACTAATGAAATGACAAAAGTGACATTTTTGAAAAGAGGCATtccaattactgactaataaccttttcatcaCTATTAAAGTGAAATTTCTAAACATATACttgtttacaagaaaacatgtcagactcATTTAAAGCGTCTGCCTTGCATCtgattttttctttcttttttttttcttttttactctgtaaagatgcCCAAGATCCTGTGAGCTCTACCAGTGCTTGACTGTGTGCTCAGCATATTTCACACAGGAAAGAAAGAGATCATCTAACCTCAGGGATTATGGCAAAACTCTGGGGTAATCTCTATGCTTTTGTCTCCGCACACAGTGATAAAGTGATAAAACAGGAGTGCACGGACTGCAACCTTTAAGAAAAGGGCAAAAATCCACTCTTCCATGTTGTTTGAGTAGACTGCAGATTGATATGCTTTACATCATGGGCTGGTTAGTGATGGACCAAATATAAGCATTTTCAGTGTTTCTCATGTTACATGGTACTGAGATTGTGATCTGTAAGGTTTATGAATATCAGCGATTCATCACCCATTTGAACCTATGAGCTCCTTAGGTTGCAGGTAAACCTTTCTCTAAAAGATGAATTACATACAAGAGTGGTAATTACTTCTAAGTGCGATCATTATCAGTGTAAGTGACAAGTACAGTTGCTACTGTAATTATAATGTGGTGAAGTAAACCATTTATACAGCGTGCAATTAGTTAAAGCCGCTTGATTGGGTTCAAACATCACAGGCTGGATTTATGGCCACATTCGACTCGCAGTGCACACATTACGGGCATTTCAATAATAAAAGTCAACAAGTTATAAAATGAACCATATGAAAAAGATATGATTCAGAGAGCTAAAGTGTCCAGGTTATCAGGGGGCTGTTGAAATGGAGATCTCAGTGTGTGTGCTTCTGACAAATCAATTTTCATGTGTTGACACGCTGCATTATTCATAAAGTGAAGCGCTGCTTATTCAAACAAACCCAGCCCATCGCAAACAAGCTACTGGTGTAATATAACAAGATGGATTTGTTAATAAAGAGTGAAACAAATACAGTTCAATAGACTTTAAAAAGTGAACGTTGGATTAACCTAAAAAAACTATACTTCAATCgataacacctaaaaaatttaaagttgaaaagcttacatttttagcAGTGGCGGGCCGTGATTGCTCATCcaaggggcgctaattcaaagtaagtgtttggagtgtcgtgTGATGCTTGCattatcaaaatatgtgtttgttgcatcatgtgaaccatgtgcatcacgtgttttgtcaaaataagtgcctgctgcacacgcgtcaaaaccgtttatgaaaAAATCCGTCCGCCACAGATTTTTGGGTGTTACCATTTAAAGTTTTCTTTCATCttggggacatttcacaagacttttttaagatgtcaaataaaactttggtgttccaagagtgtgaatatgaagttatatatcatatagatcatttattatagcatgttgaaattgccactttgtaggtgttagcaaaaatgtgcagttttagGGTGTGTcctttgaaaagcaaataagctgatctccTTGCATTAAatagcagtgctgtggttgaaaagtgtgattagggggcggtattatccccttctgacatcacaaggggagccatatttcaattacctattttgtcacatgcttgcagagaatggtttaccaaaactaagttactgggttgatctttttcaagtagatagaagcactggggacccaattatagcccTTAAATTAAAAGGTCACAtcttcatgatatgtcccctttaaaattttcacttaaagtaagAAAATAAATTGGTTTTAGGTGTTTACCAATtgaagatatattttttaaagtcaccataaaaatttaaaagaaaagctgtaatttgttttggaataatTTGGTATCTATACAAATTACTTATCTATGAAAAAAATTCATGTgtcctcataatctttaatcagaAACACAAATCTCCTCTTTTATCCAAAAGATATCTCTATTTACTTTCAGTCATATGGTAtagcaggtgggcggggtccggatTAGATTGCATTTAgtaacatgacccaacttcaaacaatctaatcagatctcgatggacaaatacaaatccagccctgccttatttcatttcaaaagCCGTTTCACTTGGATATACTGTACGTCACCACAGgaaaaataaggcaatcgcaacttccgtttcatggtgaCTAAATCCAACTTttagtttttacagtgtagaaatataatttttttcttaaagaaTAAAAGAGCCTGAGAAAGAAAACCCTTATCTTTCTAATCCAAAATTACActtttaactattattttaatcaTATAAACAGTGtataagttacttttaaaagtaatgcattacaatattaatttacacccaaaaaaagtaactaattgcaatACCTAGTTACGTTTCATGGAAAGTAcctactttttagttacttttgcgttactttttcttggctgaggcttgatctctttcaggcctttcaggtgtttttttatgactgaaaagttctgaattcagaaattgcatttttcatcacaaaaatgtctagctctggcctgccatctcagtttctgacttaagctgttcccacacaggcgtgtacacatagagtgcataatttgactacgtttagtttaattaattcagtacatattttttaatcaaattaattaaacttaaaaagtaacttgcatttctttttttaaaagtaactcaaatagtaatgtgttcatttaaaaagttatgcgttactttactcattacttcagaaaagtaatattattacgtaatgcacgttacttgtaatgcgtcacctccgggtgtgcctcataagccaTGAAAAGTAAAGCCTCTGGCTCTtggatcgccccctggtggctggctgcagtacaagtcataaagcccgccctctccattcaaacgaatgggactctgctctacataaaaaaattttttacacttctaataaaagtttccgaaagatggttttggtcttttcaagtagttgttatcaagctgatatatgttcaagtgttcattattatattatatggtaagtttcattttagctagtaatttgatgctatagaaacggggcgtgtcgttatgattggcgtggttgaattggtcgcgCGAGCGTTTGGGCAGAAGTTCGATACCGCGACTCCGCCTCTGGCCCCACGGAGGATTCCTTCTGTGCaagccttggctccaaactgacgtttttacgtaacatggcgaaGACCGTGGTccgacatttttggcttcaattcattacaatgttGGGAGGCGAACatcgcgtcgtccatcttttagtaac
This window harbors:
- the sdhaf3 gene encoding succinate dehydrogenase assembly factor 3, mitochondrial, which translates into the protein MANLAHVSKVRSLYKRILLLHRFMPIDLRALGDQYVKDEFRRHKTATNEEAKRFMTEWEVYKDTLQTQVLEAMGNKKLTFGLDLSKEKLQDFQDEQIGQLYELMLESKKPNRQFDIQEEDTPK